The DNA window GGTGAGTTTTAATCgtgtcttttaaaacaaaatgttgaaataaatcTCTGTTCTTTCTCCCTGCAGCCTTCGAATACCTTTCAGGAGAATACACTCCCTGCCAGTAAGTGAGAGTGGTACTGATGGTCTGCAAATGCTAAAGGGTTTGGCATGTTCCTACTTGAATACATTGCCTAACTTGTTAATTTTCTGGCTGCAAAACCAGCTGCTGAGGGTGCTTAATGCAAACTGTCAGAGTTGCAGCTTGTACATTGTAAATCTCACTTAAGTCCCCGTGAAATCTCCGTGGTGTGGCTCCATCACTGCTGCAGTGGAAGCATTTTGGTACCTGTGCTGAGGTGTCAGCCAAGTTTCCTGCACAAATTCATAGTCAGAGACTTTACAGTCTTTATTAACCCCTCGTGTGCTTAAAATGTGCTTGTTGCACAGTACTGAACTGGCATTTTTGTGTGGTCATTGCAGCAAAACCTGCTGGgatccagccctgccctgaagAGAAACCATTCAGATTCTCTGGACAGTGATGCTTTTCAGCCACTGGCACAAGATGAAAATAAGGAGAACGTAAGTGATTAGAGATTAATAAAAATCAGGAAGACTTTGAATGTGCAGCTCCACCACTAACCCTGACTCCTTTCTGGCTGTGGCAAGGGAGGAGGTGTTCTCTCTGCTTGCTCTAGAGAATTCCAAGGGCTGCCTCCAGGAAGCTGTTTAGGTGGATCAACCCCTCTCATGCCACTGCTGCCATGGATTCCTCATGGAATCAGTGTCCTTTGGCTCCTGGGAATCCCGTGGGTGGGACTCTGACAGGTCTGcaggagaggacacagccttGGCTGCCTTCAAAAATGATGTATTTTGCAGAGAAGCTGACTGACAGGGATAGAAAGGCCTTCAACCTGTAGGTGATGTCAGGAACATAAATTTTGGATTATGTTAAATGAAACACTTGTAACATCTTTCATTTAAAGACATTCACCTTCAGACTATTCCTGTTGGCAGCAGGGAGATTAAATCCAAAATGTCAggtagttttaaaaaaaccctgtaaggATAAAATGATCCAAGCAACCCACACAGTTTGTCATTCTGGTAAAATgatggttttcttcctttttaattcagGAATCATTTGAGTTTAAGAAGCCAACCAAACCAGCTTCTCGTTGCTTCCGTGATGGAAGGGCTGCAGCAAGGCAGAATTCATCTCCAGCTCAGATTGTAAGTTCTTTTAAACTAATTCTCACCTAATTCTTTGCTGCCCACTCTCTGGGAGGAAGACAAATTGTGTCAGGGTTCAAAGGCAGTACTGTCAGTCACCACTGCTCAGGTGCCAAATAGAAAGACTTATTTATGTGCCAGATAAGAAAATTCTTCTCACCTTTGGCTCCTGAAATTTGAAATGTGGATTGTTCTGGGAAGGGTGAGTCAGTGCAGAGCTGAGGTTCTGCTGCAGTAATTGAGGGGAGTGTGGGCATTGATGTGGAATTGGAATTGATTTCACTATGACTTATGTTGAGGCTGATGCATTTGGAACAACAACCCCAGCTGTGCAGAACAAGCTGGATTTTGTGTCCAGATGTGACACCCAGGGAGAAAATGTTGCCTTATTCGTGTCCTGTTGCTtagaaaaagcaactgaaaaatcaTGATGGGTCCTTGCACAGAAACAGGGTTGGGGGGCCAAGTCTTGTCTCCACTCCTTGAGTCTGGCAGCCCTTCATCCTGCCAAGTCCTCTCTGTCCTGTTTGCTCCATGTGAAGGAATAACCTCGGTGTTCCCTGCAGTGCAGGAAGGTCGTGGCGTCAGctctgggaagagaaggaatgttGTTAAAATTGAAACTGTCTCCTCTCAGATTCCCATGGATGAAACAGCCTCGGGTGAGCAGGAGAACTACAGGCcacccttcctgcagcagcattcCCTGACCTCGGAAAGCGAGGACGACGATGggttcctggagctgctggatgaCCAGGATTTGAAGGTATGTGCAAAGGGAATGGGGTGGAGATCCCAAATACAGTTCTGCCTGATGCTGCTATGTGTGTCTGTGGTGCAGGTGTGTTCTGGCAGAAGTCAGTGTGCTCAGTCAAACTGCAATAAGTTTAGGGAATCGTGGAATCCcggagtggtttgggttggaaggaacctcaaagaccatccagttccagccccctgccatgtgcagggacacctcccactaggAGATGAGGTATCATCATCTTTTTCAACTCACACTGTGGTATCCCTGTCTTATAAGTGCTCTTTCCTAGTGCAGACAGTGGGATTTGTTTGGGGTGTGAACGAGGAAGTTATTTTTAGTTGGAGAGCTGCATTACGAGAGAGAATTATTGGAACAGTTGACATTTTGCTTTAGAAACCTGCTGGAAAACTCAGAGGTGGTGTTTTGCTTTGCAGCCACTTAAATAGAGAACTGTTTCCAACTGAATTTGAGATGCTTAAAGCTCTGGAGGATCATCACTGTTGATGCATCAATGAACTGATATAACTCCAGCGTGTCTCAGCTCGGGTCTGTTGTTTCATTGAGCAGTGGCCTGATAACGGAGTTAAATTCCTGaagctgccctggcagctgaACCCAGCTGGAATGTTTGCCccagctgtgcaggagctgtgtttccagcctgtggtgcagcagGTGGGATGACCCTCCTTTCTCCCCCCCCTCAGAACGACGAGGAGGTGCCGTCGGACGTGGCGAGTCTCTGGACGGCGCCGCTGGTCATGAGGAGAGCGGACAATCGGGTGAGTGTTCCCCAGCACACAGGCTGGCCCGTGTCCTGGCACTTCCACTGCCCAGACAAGCGATCCCACTGTCTCCTGTATCCCTAAggacaacaacaaaacaagctGTGGCATGACCCCCTGCAGTATTCCCTTATCTCTGAAGCTGTTTGCCTGGAAGACTCTGTCAGTCTGGAACACTTGTGGgcattaaatttctttttacacTTCACAAGCTGTGAGAAAATCTTGACTTCCCTTATCAGAATCTTGCTGGCATATCTGGAATTCGCCCTGCACCAGGCTCACCTGGAATGCTGATCCCCTGATAAGGGACTGGGAAGGGAGTTTAGACTCCAGTAAGAAGCTCCTTGATCTGCTGATAGATTGGCTGCTAATTGGTGCAGAGCACTTCATCTTGCTTAGGGTGCTCCAAGCTCCCCCAGTCCACCCAGTAGCAAGTGTTACTGGAAATGCAAAGCCTGAATAATTCAAATCACCATCCTGCAGTTGCTGTGCAGTGGTGGTGTCTTTAAACAAGGCAAAATCCGTAACAATCCGTAATCCTGAGGCTTGTTTATTTTCCGAGCCAAACCTTTGCTGGAGGACTCAactcctctccttcctcacaGGCCAAACGGTGCCGCTTGTTTGGCTCTTCATCCGTGTCCAGCATTGCAGGAAGAACCACCCAGAAGAGGATGGAGAGATCCCAGGAAGACAGTTCCCCAGGGAAAagcaagaagaggaaaagcctGCCTGGAACTTCCGAGGACCCAACGGTTGGTGACTCAGCATCCAGTTTGCAAGGGAGAATTGGCTGGGGGGGATCTGATGTTGGTGCCTGGGTTAGGAAGGTCAACGGGAGCTTTTTTGGCTGAAAAGTGAGATttgggggagctggggcagtGCTTGCATATCCTGAACCTGAGCTTTGCCCCAGAACAGCAGGGAAGCTGAGGAGTCGGAATTCAGAGCTCTGGAGTCAAGTCTGAGTTCTGTGTTGTGGGAAATAGGGAATGGGATGTGTCTGGTGCCAGTGCTGATCTCTGCCCTGGGTCCTGCAGAGTGTGAAACTGGTGAGGACCCAACCCTCCACAGCAGAGATCGAGAGCATCTTGGACAGCGACCAGAGAGACCTGATTGGGGACTTCTCCAAGGTAATTCCAGGGATTCCATGGCCAGGGGTTTACTGGAGTGTTCCAATGGCCTCTCCCAGTGGGGATGGCTCAAACCAGCCCAGTAAAGCCCCTCCCTTTACAGAGGCTTTTCTGCTGCTACATAAATCTTGCTTGGTTGGACTTGAAGGTTcgacttgatggtcttggaggtcttctccaaccttaaCCATTCTGTGAACCTCAAACAACTAGGAGAGGCTGTTGGTGAGAAGGGGCAGGTTAGACACAAAGTGATTAATTTGTGGTTAAAGACCTACAAAATCCCTCTGGTGCAGGAgccaaaaattaaattctgtcCCTGACTTTAGAATTCTTGGTCTTAACTCCTGAAGAGATTCTTGTCATCAAAGTATCTGTCAGAGAACGAACTGCTGGATGCTGTGACTCACATCTGGATTTTCTCCATCCTCTCTGTCTTAGAGTTATTTACTTGACACTGTTGATGGGAAACATCAGGATTTAAAATACATCGACTCAGAAATGGTGAGTGCTTCAAGGAGATGcagaaaaattctttactgggGTTTAGGGGACGACACAAAAACATCTTGAAACAACTGACCTCTcgttttttgtggttttttttttcctcagattgTGTCTGTGCTGACTGGAAAGTTTGAGAGCTTCATCAAGCAATGTGTGATAATGGACTGCAGATACCCCTACGAGTATGAAGGAGGGCACATCAAGGTGTGTTGACCCTGTAAGAGCCACCCAGAGGGGTCTGAAGTTGCAGTATGGGGTCACTTGGCCCCACGTGGGGCTGACTGTTATCCAAGGCCATGTGGATTTGTCATTCGTGAGGTGCCCCACTGGGACCCTGTCACACCCACCCACTGCCTGGATCTTGGACACTGAGCTCACACTTGGTTCATAAAGTGCCTTTCCCCCTCAGAGGGGAGTGCTCTGCCCTCCTTAAGCACAGGAGGGGAGCTGTGTGGCCATCAGGGAGATGGTTCCAGAGGAAGGATGTAAGGCACTCAGTGTGCAACATCCTGGTATCCAGGGAAGCTAAAATTGGAATATTAAACTTAATTTAAATCACAGACTTCCAAGAACAAAGGGCTGTGCAAAACATAACCAGGAACAGATCACCCAGAGAGGATGTGGCCTtagagccccttgcagggcctaaaggggctccaggagagctggagagggactggggacgaggcatggagggacaggacacagggaatggcttcccagtgtcagagggcagggagagatgggatattgggaaggaattcttggctgggagggtggggaggccctggcacaggctgcccagagaagctgtggctgcccctggatccctggaagtgtccaaggccaggttggagcaacctgggctagtggaaggtgtccctgcccatggcagggggtggaactggatgatccttgaggtcccttcaGACCCAAAcgattctgggattctgtagCTGATCCTGGACATTGCTACTTGATCAAAGGCCATCCCAAATACATGAGGTGGGGAGGGAAATCCAAGGAGCCACAGCCTGCAGGTGCTGAACTGTCCATCTGAACCAGGTCGTGGTCACCCAGAGCCAGTCCCAGGCTCTGTGGTGTGCTGGTGGGGTTTGGAACTGGGTTTGGAGAGGGTTCCAGGGCTCCTCCAGCAAACCAAGGGGAGGAAACTGCCCTCAAGGGAGTGGGATAGGTTTGTTCAGTTCCCCCTGCCCTCACAGGGTGCCATAAACCTCCACATGGAAGAGGACGTGGAGAACTACCTGCTGAAGCAGCCGATCGAGCCGGCGGAGAACAAGCGGGTGATCGTGGTGTTCTACTGCGAGTTCTCCTCGGAGCGGGGCCCTCGCATGTGAGTGCCCAGCCCCTGGAGAAGgacctgctgcagtgctgggagcgGAGCTGTGGGGGTGGCACCACCGGGACACGGGGATTGTCACCTGGCggggctgtggcacagcccGTGGTGGGAGTGGCCGGAGCGCGGGTGTGTTcggagggaaagggaaaaacccGTTCACTGTGGCCGTGTGGGTCCTCAGCCCCTTGctgacaggcagcagcagaccCCTGTGATCCCAGGGGTGGGGAGTCTGGGGTGAGAGCTGGCTTTGGGTGTTAGCTGTGGAGTGCAGGGTTCACCAGGATCTTCCCTGCCGCAGGTGCCGGTTCGTGCGGGAGCAGGACAGGCTGAGCAACGAGTACCCCAGCCTGCACTACCCAGAGCTCTACGTGCTCAAGGGGGGCTACAAGGATTTCTTCTC is part of the Chiroxiphia lanceolata isolate bChiLan1 chromosome 1, bChiLan1.pri, whole genome shotgun sequence genome and encodes:
- the CDC25A gene encoding M-phase inducer phosphatase 1 gives rise to the protein MDLAPAALRRRRLSLASPASPASPAVVKALFQDELSPVSDLRLSMEQLGRGQRENTEQDLGNKNGLQRSSSSESTDSGLALDSPGPATSGDPVEDTFEKAILKSSRLNLRIPFRRIHSLPQNLLGSSPALKRNHSDSLDSDAFQPLAQDENKENESFEFKKPTKPASRCFRDGRAAARQNSSPAQIIPMDETASGEQENYRPPFLQQHSLTSESEDDDGFLELLDDQDLKNDEEVPSDVASLWTAPLVMRRADNRAKRCRLFGSSSVSSIAGRTTQKRMERSQEDSSPGKSKKRKSLPGTSEDPTSVKLVRTQPSTAEIESILDSDQRDLIGDFSKSYLLDTVDGKHQDLKYIDSEMIVSVLTGKFESFIKQCVIMDCRYPYEYEGGHIKGAINLHMEEDVENYLLKQPIEPAENKRVIVVFYCEFSSERGPRMCRFVREQDRLSNEYPSLHYPELYVLKGGYKDFFSRCRSFCEPESYRPMHHKDFKEDLKRFRTKSRTWAGEKSKREMYSRLKKL